In the genome of Desulfovibrio aminophilus DSM 12254, one region contains:
- a CDS encoding AAA family ATPase, translated as MSNPFTLKTLGPDQPFCDREKDLADLAAYAEAGQNVVLYSPRRYGKTSLCRRLQAGLAGRGFLTVFCDCYAVTSVDDLADRLARQVLEALHSRESLLDKGRRWIGVFRSFRPVFTPTPEGGVSLSVERASRRDSGLDVFARVLEDLDAFLTRGETPVHVTLDEFQEISELGDGRVEALLRTHIQGQRAAYCFVGSRRSVLLGMFTARKRPFYQSALLHALPPLPRADLIAFLRARCAAGGKECPEAAAATLADLSAGYSWYAQALGFHAFALAGQRLTPEDATTAREMVQDQERFGHEAQVRDLPAPQIQLLRALAADPTSAPLAADYLARWALGASTTAYSRKQLVSRDLIEKDDAGLWRVVDPFFAEWLRRL; from the coding sequence ATGTCCAACCCCTTCACGCTCAAGACCCTGGGCCCGGACCAGCCGTTCTGCGACCGGGAGAAGGATCTGGCCGACCTGGCCGCCTACGCCGAGGCGGGCCAGAACGTGGTGCTTTACTCGCCCCGCCGCTACGGCAAGACCTCGCTCTGCCGCCGCCTCCAGGCCGGACTGGCGGGCCGGGGATTCCTGACCGTCTTCTGCGACTGCTACGCGGTCACGTCCGTGGACGACCTGGCCGACCGGCTCGCCCGACAGGTCCTCGAAGCCCTGCACTCCAGGGAATCCCTGCTGGACAAAGGCCGCCGCTGGATCGGCGTGTTCCGGTCCTTCCGGCCGGTTTTCACGCCGACCCCCGAAGGCGGAGTGAGCCTGTCCGTGGAACGCGCCTCCCGCCGGGATTCCGGGCTCGACGTGTTCGCGCGGGTTCTGGAAGATCTGGACGCCTTCCTGACCCGTGGGGAAACCCCGGTTCATGTGACGCTCGACGAATTCCAGGAGATTTCGGAACTGGGCGACGGCCGCGTGGAGGCGCTGCTGCGCACGCACATCCAAGGCCAGCGCGCCGCCTATTGTTTCGTGGGCAGCCGCCGCTCCGTGCTGCTCGGCATGTTCACCGCCCGGAAGCGCCCGTTCTACCAGAGCGCCTTGCTCCACGCCCTGCCGCCCCTGCCGCGCGCGGACCTGATCGCCTTCCTGCGCGCCCGTTGCGCGGCCGGAGGCAAGGAGTGCCCGGAGGCCGCGGCCGCGACCCTGGCCGACCTCTCCGCCGGATATTCCTGGTACGCCCAGGCCCTGGGTTTCCACGCCTTCGCCCTGGCCGGGCAGCGGCTGACCCCGGAAGACGCCACGACGGCGCGGGAGATGGTCCAGGACCAGGAGCGCTTCGGCCACGAGGCCCAGGTGCGCGACCTGCCCGCCCCGCAAATCCAGCTTCTCCGGGCCCTGGCCGCCGATCCCACCTCCGCCCCGTTGGCGGCGGACTACCTGGCCCGCTGGGCCCTGGGCGCATCCACGACCGCCTACTCGCGCAAGCAACTGGTCAGCCGCGACCTGATCGAGAAGGACGACGCGGGCCTCTGGCGCGTTGTGGACCCGTTCTTCGCCGAATGGCTGCGCCGCCTCTAG
- the murJ gene encoding murein biosynthesis integral membrane protein MurJ, which produces MTQSADRQIAKNASVVAAATLLSRILGFIRDAVVAATLGAGLGADAFFVAFRVPNVLRRLFAEGSMTMSFIPVFQRRKAELGQETAFVMARSTLLWLVAVVGAVVILGEVFAGPLTQAIAPGFGNNPGQLEMATNLLRICFPYILLISGVGLCMGVLNSLGHFTAPALSPVVLNVALIAAALLGWRLGLDVAHCLAWGVLAGGALQWLSQLPALRARGFTWRGERSWRDPGVKRMGRLMLPTVVGAAVYQLNILLGTLLASFLPVGSISYLYYADRLVEFPLGVFGLAVSTAALPSLSALAATGKDREFGSVLSSTMRLTLFISLPAMAGLIALAEPIVGLLFGRGRFDPQDVAATSMALRAFALGLPFAALARPLASAFYARENTRTPVLVAAVCMVVNVGLGALLMRFLAHVGLALAVSASSAVNFAALAWIMRGHVGNLLPWPTLARMLGLSALVFLGALATAGAPVWVWLGGIPFWIALYVLGGRLLGMDEARLFTGMLRSRLPRRAGGA; this is translated from the coding sequence ATGACCCAGTCCGCCGACCGCCAGATCGCCAAAAACGCCTCGGTGGTGGCCGCCGCCACCCTGCTCTCGCGCATCCTCGGCTTCATCCGCGACGCCGTGGTGGCCGCCACGCTCGGCGCGGGCCTCGGCGCGGACGCCTTCTTCGTGGCCTTCCGCGTGCCGAACGTCCTGCGCCGCCTGTTCGCCGAAGGCTCCATGACCATGTCCTTCATCCCGGTGTTCCAGCGCCGCAAGGCCGAACTGGGCCAGGAGACGGCCTTCGTCATGGCCCGCTCGACCCTGCTCTGGCTCGTGGCCGTGGTGGGCGCGGTGGTCATCCTGGGCGAGGTCTTCGCCGGGCCCCTGACCCAGGCCATCGCTCCGGGCTTCGGGAACAATCCCGGACAGTTGGAAATGGCCACCAACCTGCTGCGGATCTGCTTCCCGTACATCCTGCTCATCTCCGGCGTGGGCCTGTGCATGGGCGTGCTGAACAGCCTGGGCCACTTCACGGCCCCGGCGCTCTCGCCCGTGGTGCTCAACGTGGCGCTCATCGCGGCCGCGCTCCTCGGCTGGCGGCTCGGCCTGGACGTGGCCCACTGCCTGGCCTGGGGCGTGCTGGCGGGCGGCGCGCTGCAATGGCTTTCGCAACTGCCCGCCCTGCGCGCCCGGGGCTTCACCTGGCGCGGCGAACGCTCCTGGCGCGACCCGGGGGTCAAGCGCATGGGACGGCTCATGCTCCCCACGGTGGTGGGCGCGGCGGTCTACCAGCTGAACATCCTGCTCGGCACGCTCCTGGCCTCGTTCCTGCCGGTGGGCAGCATCTCGTATCTCTACTACGCCGACCGGCTGGTGGAGTTCCCCCTGGGCGTGTTCGGGCTGGCCGTGTCCACGGCGGCCCTGCCGAGCCTTTCGGCCCTGGCCGCCACGGGCAAGGACCGGGAATTCGGCTCCGTGCTCTCCTCCACCATGCGCCTGACCCTGTTCATCAGCCTGCCCGCCATGGCCGGGCTCATCGCCCTGGCCGAGCCCATCGTGGGCCTGCTCTTCGGGCGCGGGCGCTTCGATCCCCAGGACGTGGCCGCCACGTCCATGGCCCTGCGGGCCTTCGCCCTGGGCCTGCCCTTCGCGGCCCTGGCCCGGCCCCTGGCCTCGGCCTTCTACGCCCGGGAAAACACGCGCACGCCGGTGCTCGTGGCGGCGGTCTGCATGGTGGTCAACGTGGGCCTGGGCGCGCTGCTCATGCGGTTTCTGGCCCACGTGGGGCTGGCCCTGGCAGTGTCCGCGTCCTCGGCCGTGAACTTCGCGGCCCTGGCCTGGATCATGCGCGGCCACGTCGGGAACCTCCTGCCCTGGCCCACCCTGGCCCGGATGCTCGGGCTCTCGGCCCTGGTCTTCCTGGGAGCCCTGGCCACGGCGGGCGCGCCCGTCTGGGTCTGGCTCGGGGGCATCCCGTTCTGGATCGCGCTCTACGTGCTCGGCGGGCGGCTGCTGGGCATGGACGAGGCCCGGCTGTTCACCGGAATGCTCCGCTCCCGGCTCCCGCGCCGCGCGGGCGGGGCGTGA
- a CDS encoding tRNA1(Val) (adenine(37)-N6)-methyltransferase codes for MDDCIRMRRSAFPRGLSQSKTGHRFSVDSLLLASFARIRRKDRLGLDLGAGCGVVGLALLLLHPDQNLRITGLDIDPEMARHASINAERLGLQQHFNILNEDVSSYRTSNKTPYDFVSCNPPWRDPASGRLSPGPDKARARAELDAGLDAFASAASRALGARGRFFLLHTPDRLEAVLASCRAHGLAPKRLRLVHGHAETPARALLLEAVRGGAPGLVAEPPLLLYQGPEPNAPHTEAALAFCPFLGCNRAAMKE; via the coding sequence ATGGATGACTGTATCCGCATGCGGCGATCCGCCTTCCCGCGCGGACTGTCGCAAAGCAAGACAGGCCATAGATTTTCGGTCGACTCCCTGCTCCTGGCCTCCTTTGCGCGAATCCGCCGCAAGGACCGCCTGGGGCTCGATCTGGGCGCCGGCTGCGGGGTGGTGGGGCTGGCCCTGCTCCTCCTGCACCCGGACCAGAATCTGCGGATCACGGGCCTGGATATCGACCCGGAAATGGCGCGCCACGCATCGATCAATGCGGAACGTCTCGGACTCCAACAGCACTTCAACATACTGAACGAAGACGTATCGTCATACAGAACGTCAAACAAAACGCCCTATGACTTCGTATCGTGCAACCCGCCCTGGCGCGATCCCGCAAGCGGGCGGCTGAGCCCCGGGCCGGACAAGGCCCGCGCCCGGGCCGAACTGGACGCCGGGCTGGACGCCTTCGCCTCGGCCGCGTCCCGGGCCCTGGGCGCGCGGGGCCGCTTCTTCCTGCTCCACACCCCGGATCGCCTGGAGGCCGTGCTGGCCTCCTGCCGGGCCCACGGCCTGGCCCCCAAGCGGCTGCGCCTCGTCCACGGCCACGCCGAGACCCCGGCCCGGGCGCTCCTCCTGGAGGCCGTGCGCGGCGGCGCGCCGGGGCTCGTCGCGGAGCCGCCGCTCCTGCTCTACCAAGGCCCGGAGCCGAACGCCCCGCACACGGAGGCGGCCCTTGCCTTTTGCCCGTTTCTGGGGTGCAATCGGGCGGCAATGAAGGAGTGA
- a CDS encoding DUF3795 domain-containing protein yields the protein MRQAHLARLAPCGLNCGACLAFSGGPVQEAAQSLIRALGPDFAPYAERFTAMNPVFADYPAFARLLEFLGHGSCGGCRQSGCLFQACGVHACIRDKGLDFCFQCDDFPCDAHGLPPALAERWRTNNERMREEGPEAYWLRIKDTPRYP from the coding sequence ATGCGACAAGCGCACCTCGCCCGGCTGGCCCCCTGCGGCCTGAACTGCGGCGCCTGCCTGGCTTTTTCCGGCGGCCCCGTGCAGGAGGCGGCCCAGTCCCTGATCCGCGCCCTGGGCCCCGACTTCGCGCCCTACGCCGAGCGCTTCACGGCCATGAACCCGGTCTTCGCCGACTACCCGGCCTTCGCCCGGCTCTTGGAGTTCCTGGGCCACGGCTCCTGCGGCGGCTGCCGCCAGTCCGGCTGCCTGTTCCAGGCCTGCGGGGTGCACGCCTGCATCCGAGACAAAGGCCTGGACTTCTGCTTCCAGTGCGACGACTTTCCCTGCGATGCCCACGGCCTGCCCCCGGCCCTGGCCGAACGCTGGCGGACCAACAACGAGCGCATGCGCGAGGAAGGCCCGGAGGCCTACTGGCTGCGCATCAAGGACACGCCGAGATACCCGTAG